Proteins found in one Panicum hallii strain FIL2 chromosome 4, PHallii_v3.1, whole genome shotgun sequence genomic segment:
- the LOC112888614 gene encoding PTI1-like tyrosine-protein kinase At3g15890, protein MGSAASSCCGSEKVEQGCVSASMSSTWRIFSYKELHAATNGFSEENKLGEGGFGSVYWGKTADGLQIAVKKLKATNNSKAEMEFAVEVEVLARVRHRNLLGLRGYCAGADQRMIVYDYMPNLSLLSHLHGQFAAEARLDWGRRIAVALGSAEGLVHLHHEAAPHIIHRDIKASNVLLDSDFAPLVADFGFAKLVPEGVSHMTTRVKGTLGYLAPEYAMWGKVSGACDVYSFGILLLELISGRKPIERLPSGAKRTITEWAEPLIARGRLGDLVDPRLRGAFDAAELSRVVECAALCVQGEPDRRPDMRTVVRILRGDSDAVPAGPGGKGNRPPVRIESVKYADRLMEMDKSSSYYGEPEDGDEEEEEEDIDDDEVEEYSLIDDKSSMNFGAFGAMPVQTMHDPYAKRFSSGNASAVKI, encoded by the exons ATGGGCTCAGCGGCGAGCTCCTGCTGCGGTTCCGAGAAGGTCGAGCAAGG GTGCGTGAGCGCGTCCATGAGCAGCACGTGGAGGATCTTCAGCTACAAGGAGCTGCACGCCGCCACCAACGGCTTCAGCGAGGAGAACAAGCTCGGCGAGGGCGGCTTCGGCAGCGTCTACTGGGGCAAGACAGCCGACGGCCTCCAGATCGCGGTGAAGAAGCTCAAGGCCACCAACAACTCCAAGGCGGAGATGGAGTTCgcggtggaggtggaggtgctGGCCCGCGTGCGCCACCGGAAcctgctcggcctccgcggCTACTGCGCCGGCGCCGACCAGCGCATGATCGTCTACGACTACATGCCCAACCTCAGCCTCCTCTCCCACCTCCACGGCCAGTTCGCCGCCGAGGCCCGCCTCGACTGGGGCCGCCGCATCGCCGTCGCGCTCGGCTCCGCCGAGGGCCTCGTGCACCTCCACCACGAGGCCGCGCCGCACATCATCCACCGGGACATCAAAGCCAGCAACGTGCTCCTCGACTCCGACTtcgcgccgctcgtcgccgaCTTCGGCTTCGCCAAGCTCGTGCCGGAGGGGGTCTCCCACATGACCACCCGCGTCAAGGGCACCCTCGGCTACCTCGCGCCCGAGTACGCCATGTGGGGGAAGGTCTCCGGCGCCTGCGACGTCTACAGCTTCGGCATCCTGCTCCTTGAGCTCATCTCCGGCCGGAAGCCCATCGAGCGCCTCCCCTCGGGCGCCAAGCGCACCATCACCGAGTGGGCGGAGCCGCTCATCGCGCGCGGCCGCCTCGGGGACCTCGTCGACCCGCGCCTCCGGGGCGCCTTCGACGCCGCGGAGCTCTCGCGCGTCGTAGAGTGCGCCGCGCTCTGCGTGCAGGGCGAGCCCGACCGGCGCCCCGACATGCGCACCGTCGTCCGCATCCTGCGCGGGGACAGCGACGCCGTTCCGGCGGGGCCCGGCGGCAAGGGCAACCGGCCGCCGGTGAGGATCGAGAGCGTCAAGTACGCGGACCGCCTGATGGAGATGGACAAGAGCAGCTCGTACTACGGCGAGCCAgaggacggcgacgaggaggaggaagaggaagacatcgacgacgacgaggtggAGGAGTACTCGTTGATCGACGACAAGAGCAGCATGAACTTCGGGGCGTTCGGCGCCATGCCGGTGCAGACGATGCACGACCCGTACGCCAAGAGGTTCTCATCAGGGAATGCTAGTGCCGTCAAGATCTGA
- the LOC112888615 gene encoding protein GLUTAMINE DUMPER 4-like, whose translation MRPGAEFPTMSHGAPTAAPGANATAPHSPWQSPVPYLFGGLAAMLGLIAFALLILACSYWKLSGYLDADRDRRAGEAAADGEKGSAAGASRPAAGFLEHVVVIMAGEERPTFLATPAASRAVVELGAVPTAPCLGGGSGSGEEKKAQPQDDGGCAEQTSSQPRVGADDDAGAVSRSRESSSSATALHENLQ comes from the coding sequence ATGAGGCCAGGAGCAGAGTTCCCCACCATGAGCCACGGCGcgccgacggcggcgccgggggcgaACGCGACGGCGCCGCACTCCCCGTGGCAGTCCCCGGTGCCGTACCTCTTcggcgggctggcggcgatGCTGGGGCTCATCGCCTTCGCGCTGCTCATCCTGGCCTGCTCCTACTGGAAGCTGTCCGGGTACCTCGACGCCGACCGCGACCGGCGGGCCGGGGAGGCTGCCGCCGACGGGGAGAAGGGCTCGGCGGCCGGGGCGTCcaggccggcggcggggttcCTGGAACACGTGGTGGTCATCATGGCCGGCGAGGAGAGGCCGACCTTCCTCGCCACGCCGGCGGCCAGCCGAGCCGTCGTGGAGCTAGGAGCCGTGCCAACGGCGCCGTGCTTGGGCGGTGGCTCCGGCTcgggggaggagaagaaggcgcaGCCGCAGGACGACGGCGGCTGCGCAGAGCAGACCAGCTCGCAGCCGCGGGTCGGAGCCGACGACGACGCCGGCGCCGTGAGCCGGAGCCGTGAAAGCAGCAGCAGTGCGACAGCGCTGCACGAAAATTTGCAATAA
- the LOC112888603 gene encoding probable histidine kinase 1: protein MGDEYLAEPENEVAQSMWPEHLGDKHQRQFRMEKFRKDQDAFKDVKFDEKPVHVDFQRLMEMANSEKGVSHMQYFMKHWEYKRANAARLLEEELGLLSQQRKEIEQNKQQILEEQRFQDESYYAVKRHVPILDEAYEDEWKRPSKKNDELSRNREPKIDADYDSVTFWKERATQLEKTLEESIQRERSLVEKLEENIKNLQSHTPAEEFSGMLKRADYFLHLVLQSAPIVIAHQDADLRYRFIFNHYPTLADEDVIGKTDYEILSGEGIEEMNSVKREVMATGIATKREFAFNTPMFGAKTFVTYIEPVFSKGGETIGVNYVAMDITDQVKRREKMADIRVREAIQNAKETELSRSLHITEETMRAKQMLATMSHEIRSPLSGVLSMAEILATTKLDREQHQLLEVMLSSGDLVLQLINDILDLSKVESGAMKLESTTFRPREVVKHVLQTAAASLKKELTLEGCIGDDVPVEVIGDVLRIRQILTNLISNAVKFTHEGKVGINLQVAHEQQPGCKMEHEKIHKRAYPGTPITTAAENSCLSPRNCDKDTLNCSKHEDVVQNGVPTCENFREDHESEEVVWLRCDVYDTGIGIPEKSLPLLFKRYMQASADHARKYGGTGLGLAICKQLVELMGGTLTVVSKENEGSTFTFVLPCKIPVKEDHSDDPDEEHSSQNGFTNSDIEGSFLFKPQMRTSLLSSGVSVINNSKLFGAKLMCYDPPDILDDRKLFSNGFTSSKEHNFASCTSDAHQSNGASVRSTAEKQHDDGMVLELNSQAERVSSSRGDTVSVSGSSCQKTGPCKILEEQSLQKKSKCSPIGNKAKILLVEDNRVNIIVAKSMLEQLGHGIDIVNNGMQAIRAVQQHQYDLILMDVHMPEMDGLQATKHIRSFESTGFWDASVKPEDDLMIADPAISSDCTHAKRQGQRVPIIAMTANSFSESAVECLAAGMDSYISKPVNFQNIKECLQRYLPSQ, encoded by the exons ATGGGGGACGAATACCTGGCTGAGCCTGAGAATGAGGTTGCACAGTCAATGTGGCCTGAGCATCTAGGAGATAAACACCAGAGACAGTTCAGAATGGAAAAGTTTAGGAAGGACCAAGATGCTTTTAAGGATGTTAAGTTCGATGAGAAGCCTGTTCATGTGGATTTTCAGCGGCTTATGGAAATGGCAAATTCTGAGAAAGGTGTTTCTCATATGCAATACTTTATGAAGCACTGGGAATATAAGAGAGCCAATGCTGCTCGGCTTCTGgaggaagagcttggtcttctcaGCCAACAGAGGAAAGAGATCGAGCAAAACAAGCAACAAATCTTGGAGGAGCAACGTTTTCAGGATGAGAGTTATTATGCCGTAAAGCGGCATGTACCTATACTGGATGAAGCTTACGAAGATGAATGGAAGCGTCCGAGTAAAAAGAATGATGAACTTTCTCGTAATAGAGAGCCTAAAATAGATGCAGACTACGATAGTGTTACCTTTTGGAAAGAGAGAGCAACTCAATTAGAAAAAACACTTGAGGAAAGCATTCAAAGGGAGCGTTCGTTGGTTGAAAAATTAGAAGAAAATATAAAGAATCTACAGTCACACACACCAGCAGAGGAATTCTCTGGGATGTTAAAACGTGCTGATTACTTCTTGCACTTGGTTCTTCAAAGTGCTCCTATTGTTATTGCCCATCAG GATGCTGATTTACGGTACCGTTTCATCTTTAATCACTATCCAACACTTGCTGATGAG GATGTTATTGGTAAGACAGACTATGAGATATTGTCAGGTGAGGGCATAGAAGAGATGAATAGTGTCAAGCGAGAAGTTATGGCCACTGGAATAGCAACTAAAAGAGAATTTGCATTTAACACACCAATGTTTGGAGCAAAGACATTTGTGACATACATTGAGCCAGTTTTCAGCAAAGGTGGGGAAACAATTGGTGTGAATTATGTTGCAATGGACATAACAGACCAG GtcaaaagaagagaaaagatgGCAGACATAAGGGTGAGGGAAGCTATCCAAAACGCCAAGGAAACAGAACTTAGCAGATCTCTTCACATAACAG AGGAAACAATGCGAGCAAAACAAATGCTAGCCACCATGTCCCATGAGATCAGATCTCCACTTTCAGGTGTTCTTAGCATGGCCGAAATTCTTGCAACTACCAAACTGGATAGAGAACAACACCAGTTGCTAGAAGTTATGTTATCCTCTGGAGATCTTGTATTGCAGCTGATCAATGACATCCTTGATCTTTCAAAAGTGGAGTCAG GGGCTATGAAGCTAGAATCGACGACGTTCAGACCAAGGGAAGTAGTTAAACATGTACTCCAAACTGCTGCGGCTTCTCTGAAGAAGGAATTGACCCTTGAAGGGTGCATAGGTGATGATGTTCCAGTGGAG GTCATTGGTGATGTTCTAAGGATTCGACAAATTCTGACCAACTTGATCAG CAACGCAGTCAAGTTTACACATGAAGGGAAGGTTGGCATAAATCTTCAGGTTGCGCATGAGCAGCAACCAGGATGCAAAATGGAACACGAGAAAATTCATAAGCGAGCTTATCCTGGCACCCCGATTACTACTGCAGCAGAAAATTCTTGTCTCTCTCCAAGAAACTGTGATAAAGATACTTTGAACTGCTCGAAGCATGAAGATGTTGTTCAGAATGGCGTTCCGACATGTGAAAACTTCAGGGAGGATCATGAGAGCGAGGAAGTCGTTTGGCTTCGCTGTGATGTTTATGACACTGGAATAGGAATACCAG AGAAGTCATTACCATTGCTGTTTAAGAGGTACATGCAAGCCAGTGCTGATCACGCAAGAAAATATGGTGGCACAGGGCTTGGCCTTGCAATCTGCAAGCAGTTG GTGGAGTTGATGGGTGGTACTCTGACTGTAGTCAGTAAAGAGAATGAAGGATCAACATTTACATTTGTGCTGCCTTGCAAAATCCCTGTAAAAGAGGATCACAGTGATGATCCAGATGAAGAGCACAGTTCTCAGAATGGTTTCACTAACAGTGATATAGAAGGTTCCTTCCTTTTCAAGCCACAAATGCGAACTTCTCTCCTGTCGTCAGGAGTTTCAGTAATAAACAACTCAAAGTTATTCGGTGCCAAGCTTATGTGCTATGATCCACCTGATATATTAGATGATCGCAAACTGTTCTCAAATGGCTTCACATCATCAAAGGAACACAATTTTGCAAGTTGTACCTCTGATGCTCACCAGTCAAATGGTGCTAGTGTAAGGAGCACAGCTGAAAAACAACATGATGATGGAATGGTCCTTGAACTGAATAGTCAAGCTGAACGTGTTTCCAGTTCCCGAGGAGACacagtatctgtttcaggttcTAGCTGTCAGAAAACGGGACCATGCAAAATTCTCGAAGAACAATCACTCCAGAAGAAATCCAAGTGTTCTCCAATTGGCAACAAGGCAAAGATCCTCCTAGTTGAAGATAACCGGGTCAACATAATAGTGGCAAAATCAATGCTGGAGCAGCTGGGCCATGGAATAGATATCGTAAATAACGGGATGCAAGCAATCCGTGCAGTTCAGCAGCATCAATATGATCTTATTCTGATG GATGTTCACATGCCAGAAATGGATGGCCTACAAGCCACTAAACATATCCGTTCTTTTGAGAGCACCGGCTTTTGGGATGCTTCTGTGAAGCCTGAAGATGATCTGATGATAGCTGACCCTGCCATTTCATCTGATTGTACACATGCAAAAAGGCAAGGGCAGAGGGTTCCTATAATTGCG ATGACAGCAAATTCATTTTCTGAGAGTGCCGTTGAATGCCTTGCCGCAGGCATGGATTCATACATATCCAAGCCTGTGAACTTTCAGAATATAAAAGAATGCCTGCAGCGGTATTTGCCGTCTCAATGA